A genomic window from Desulfovibrio porci includes:
- the truB gene encoding tRNA pseudouridine(55) synthase TruB, protein MTNEETSAAAPQPRQPQLPQLHGVLVLNKPSGPTSARCLTALKRLGQKKIGHAGTLDPLASGVLLVLLGQATKLSSHLMAGGGKVYSGVLRLGQTTDTWDCQGQVLTELPWQHVGEEDVRREIALWREAREQLVPSYSAAKHEGQPLYKLARKGAAAPAKVKRMEISQADTLEVSLPFVRFRVACSSGTYIRSLAHSLGMRLGCGAVLTELTREYSHPFGLDAARDLRDLMADPALLAASLRPIAEALPHWPRVELTPEQAQRVRNGIAVPCAPMPPDSGITARDEGLALLLDRGEALALARREDAPGGSCWAVLRGLWN, encoded by the coding sequence ATGACCAATGAAGAAACGTCGGCCGCCGCGCCGCAGCCGCGTCAGCCCCAACTGCCGCAATTGCACGGAGTGCTGGTGCTGAACAAGCCTTCGGGCCCCACTTCGGCCCGTTGCCTGACGGCGCTCAAGCGTCTGGGGCAGAAAAAAATCGGCCACGCCGGCACGCTGGATCCTCTGGCGTCGGGCGTGCTGCTGGTGTTGCTGGGGCAGGCCACCAAGCTCTCCTCACACCTGATGGCGGGCGGCGGCAAGGTTTACAGCGGCGTTCTGCGTCTGGGCCAAACCACGGACACCTGGGACTGCCAGGGGCAGGTGCTGACCGAGCTTCCGTGGCAGCATGTCGGCGAGGAAGACGTGCGCCGCGAGATCGCCCTCTGGCGCGAAGCGCGCGAGCAGCTCGTGCCGTCCTATTCGGCGGCCAAGCATGAGGGCCAGCCCTTGTACAAGCTGGCCCGCAAGGGCGCGGCGGCTCCCGCCAAGGTCAAACGCATGGAAATTTCACAAGCGGACACGCTCGAGGTGAGCCTGCCGTTTGTGCGCTTTCGGGTCGCTTGCAGTTCCGGCACCTACATACGCTCCCTGGCCCACAGCTTGGGGATGCGACTTGGGTGCGGAGCCGTGCTCACGGAACTGACCCGGGAGTACAGTCACCCCTTCGGCCTTGACGCGGCCCGCGACCTGCGGGACCTCATGGCTGATCCCGCCCTGCTGGCCGCCAGCCTGCGCCCCATTGCCGAGGCGTTGCCGCACTGGCCCAGGGTGGAACTCACGCCGGAACAGGCCCAGCGGGTCCGTAACGGCATCGCCGTGCCCTGCGCGCCGATGCCGCCGGACAGCGGGATAACGGCGCGGGACGAAGGCCTGGCGCTGTTGCTGGACCGGGGCGAAGCCCTGGCTCTGGCGCGGCGCGAAGACGCGCCGGGCGGGTCCTGTTGGGCCGTGCTGCGGGGGCTTTGGAACTAA
- a CDS encoding ribosome maturation factor RimP, whose translation MSEAALKETVIRLAEPVVRALGLVIWGVEVAQSGRMAVRLFVDVPACGPEDPTQAVTPGGEKIESPASASIGQCEEISRHLGLALEVEDAVPSAYVLEVSTPGLTRLFFSLEQMRPYLGDVVEARLHAPLAPEGGAESGAAPRRLWRGRLAAVEADAFVLEPVVVSAEGEVSPEALPPVRLPWTEVRRASRMYIFRQPVKPGKGPGKGPGKKPEKAPGKGSRNTPGGTSPEAK comes from the coding sequence ATGAGCGAAGCCGCCCTCAAAGAAACCGTCATCCGCCTGGCCGAACCCGTGGTCCGCGCTCTGGGCCTGGTCATCTGGGGCGTGGAAGTGGCCCAGAGCGGCCGCATGGCGGTGCGTCTCTTTGTGGACGTGCCTGCGTGCGGGCCTGAAGATCCCACCCAGGCCGTCACTCCCGGCGGAGAAAAGATCGAAAGCCCCGCCTCGGCCAGCATCGGCCAGTGCGAGGAAATTTCCCGCCATTTGGGGCTGGCCCTGGAGGTGGAGGACGCCGTGCCCTCGGCCTACGTGCTGGAAGTGTCCACGCCGGGCCTCACGCGTCTTTTTTTCAGCCTGGAGCAGATGCGTCCCTATCTGGGCGACGTGGTGGAGGCGCGGCTGCACGCGCCTCTCGCGCCCGAAGGCGGCGCGGAGTCCGGGGCGGCCCCCCGCCGTCTCTGGCGCGGCAGACTCGCCGCCGTGGAGGCGGACGCCTTTGTGCTGGAGCCCGTCGTGGTTTCGGCCGAGGGCGAGGTCAGCCCCGAGGCTTTGCCCCCCGTGCGCCTGCCCTGGACGGAAGTGCGCCGGGCCAGCCGCATGTATATTTTCCGTCAGCCGGTCAAGCCAGGGAAAGGGCCAGGAAAGGGACCGGGGAAAAAGCCGGAAAAGGCTCCCGGAAAAGGTTCCCGCAACACTCCCGGCGGGACGTCACCTGAAGCCAAATAG
- a CDS encoding YlxR family protein, whose protein sequence is MPKNKAVAGSGGADGRERPETPQGPVRMCVICRRRFAKAELNRHVLTAQGNLSIDAEKTRPGRGWYVCSDPVCEQKFAKYRPGARRGAAVKRGTRGTAGDSLDKGGKHA, encoded by the coding sequence ATGCCGAAAAATAAGGCCGTCGCGGGATCGGGCGGCGCGGACGGCCGGGAAAGGCCGGAAACACCGCAGGGGCCGGTGCGGATGTGCGTGATCTGCCGCCGCCGCTTCGCCAAGGCCGAGCTGAACCGCCACGTGCTGACAGCGCAGGGAAATTTGAGTATTGACGCGGAAAAAACCAGACCGGGCAGGGGCTGGTATGTGTGTTCCGATCCTGTCTGCGAACAGAAATTCGCCAAATACAGGCCCGGTGCACGGCGCGGCGCGGCCGTCAAACGCGGAACGCGCGGTACGGCTGGCGACAGCCTTGATAAGGGGGGTAAACATGCCTGA
- the nusA gene encoding transcription termination factor NusA: protein MNLELKKAIDQISKDKGLDRDMLIDTLEDAVRTSVLRRFSEDMDVEVTYNDDTGDIEVYQFKIVVEDDDVANEDTQIALADAREHDPSVQLDDEMGFRVKVEDLGRIAAQSAKQVIIQRMRDAEQEIIYEEYKDRVGEIVSGIIQRRDKGGWVVNLGRTEAILPREEQIPREHYKRGDRVQALIIEVRKEGRGPQVVISRAHRDYMAALFRREVPEVDDGVVQIMGVARDPGSRAKVAVLSRERDVDPVGACVGVRGSRIQNIVQELRGERIDIVVWSPEIATYARNALAPALVSRIVVDEEENLLEVIVPDDQLTNAIGRKGQNVKLAARLLGWKVDIFTETRYNEANAIGHGLEQVASVAEVSIEALLEAGYSSLDALREASDEELADKLTISASRISDLRSAINFLAPVVESTPESSAVELGRTDDKAEENEVQTGTEPEAAPETMPETTEDAGSADAEK, encoded by the coding sequence ATGAATCTTGAACTCAAAAAGGCCATTGACCAGATCAGCAAGGACAAGGGCCTTGACCGCGACATGCTCATCGACACGCTGGAAGACGCCGTGCGCACTTCGGTGCTGCGCCGCTTCAGCGAGGATATGGACGTGGAAGTGACCTATAATGACGACACCGGCGACATTGAGGTCTATCAGTTCAAAATCGTGGTGGAAGACGACGACGTGGCCAATGAGGACACCCAGATCGCCCTGGCCGACGCCCGCGAACATGATCCCTCCGTGCAGCTGGACGACGAAATGGGCTTCCGGGTCAAGGTGGAGGATCTGGGGCGCATCGCGGCCCAGTCCGCCAAGCAGGTCATCATCCAGCGCATGCGCGACGCCGAGCAGGAAATTATTTACGAGGAATACAAGGACCGCGTGGGCGAAATCGTCTCCGGCATCATCCAGCGCCGCGACAAGGGCGGCTGGGTGGTCAACCTGGGCCGCACCGAGGCCATTCTGCCCCGCGAGGAGCAGATTCCGCGCGAGCATTACAAACGCGGCGACCGCGTGCAGGCCCTGATCATCGAAGTGCGCAAGGAAGGACGCGGCCCGCAGGTGGTCATCTCCCGCGCGCACCGCGACTACATGGCCGCCCTGTTCCGCCGGGAAGTGCCGGAGGTGGACGACGGCGTGGTGCAGATCATGGGCGTGGCCCGCGATCCCGGTTCCCGCGCCAAGGTGGCCGTGCTCTCGCGCGAGCGGGACGTGGACCCGGTGGGCGCCTGCGTGGGCGTGCGCGGTTCGCGCATCCAGAATATTGTACAGGAACTGCGCGGCGAGCGCATCGATATTGTGGTCTGGAGTCCGGAAATCGCCACCTACGCCCGCAACGCCCTGGCCCCGGCCCTGGTTTCGCGCATCGTGGTGGACGAGGAGGAAAACCTCCTGGAAGTCATCGTGCCCGACGACCAGCTCACCAACGCCATCGGCCGCAAGGGCCAGAACGTCAAGCTGGCCGCGCGCCTGCTGGGCTGGAAGGTCGATATCTTCACCGAAACCCGCTACAACGAGGCCAACGCCATCGGGCACGGCCTGGAGCAGGTGGCCAGCGTGGCGGAAGTTTCCATTGAGGCCCTGCTGGAAGCGGGTTATTCCTCGCTGGACGCGCTGCGTGAAGCCAGCGACGAGGAACTGGCCGACAAGCTGACCATCAGCGCTTCGCGCATTTCGGATCTGCGCTCGGCCATCAACTTCCTGGCTCCGGTGGTGGAAAGCACGCCCGAATCCTCGGCTGTGGAACTGGGCCGGACCGACGACAAGGCGGAAGAGAACGAAGTTCAGACCGGCACTGAGCCTGAAGCTGCGCCGGAGACCATGCCGGAAACCACGGAAGACGCCGGGAGCGCCGATGCCGAAAAATAA
- a CDS encoding DUF503 domain-containing protein, with amino-acid sequence MFMAVLTVEFSLDGNDNLKAKRRVANSLKQKTRNKFNVAIAEAGTEDSLTRLRLAVASISNSETHLRSRMDKCALMMEAVCPEEMVDSQVEIYAAD; translated from the coding sequence ATGTTCATGGCGGTCCTGACCGTCGAATTCAGCCTGGACGGCAACGACAATCTCAAGGCCAAGCGCCGCGTCGCCAACAGCCTGAAGCAAAAAACCCGCAACAAATTCAACGTGGCCATCGCCGAGGCCGGCACCGAGGACAGCCTCACCCGCCTGCGTCTCGCCGTGGCCTCCATTTCCAACAGCGAAACCCACCTCCGCAGCCGCATGGACAAATGCGCCCTGATGATGGAAGCGGTCTGCCCCGAGGAAATGGTCGACAGCCAGGTAGAGATTTATGCCGCAGACTGA
- a CDS encoding DHH family phosphoesterase: MPQTELIPAHFRDGACRMAAALRDVDRVLVSGHVNPDGDAVGSLAAAGHILRSLGKEFILYSSTGLPQYLQFFPLPGTVHTSLEHLPFTPRCALLLDCGEPHRLGRELAQRLPGLTSLNIDHHLGGDGMGSLANWVDPEAAATAQLMAYVALAAGLPLKNELACAVALGIITDTGGLCHGNTSANIFSLCARLVEDGCDLTGLRERLENTWSMGRMRLWGRLMERARLERNGEVAFCPVLLEDLRQCRALKEDLEGFVEQLRRLGGVRVAALLREDAPQLCKFSLRSYGDTDVRATAAALGGGGHLNAAGGTLRLRSEQAAEVLLAAINAQLAKEDGLSGETR; the protein is encoded by the coding sequence ATGCCGCAGACTGAACTGATTCCAGCGCACTTCCGCGACGGCGCGTGCCGCATGGCCGCCGCCCTGCGGGACGTGGACCGCGTTCTGGTGTCCGGCCATGTCAATCCCGACGGCGACGCCGTGGGTTCCCTGGCCGCGGCCGGGCATATCCTGCGCTCCCTGGGCAAGGAATTCATTCTTTACAGCAGCACCGGCCTGCCGCAGTACCTCCAGTTCTTTCCCCTGCCCGGCACGGTGCACACCAGCCTGGAACATCTGCCCTTCACGCCGCGTTGCGCCCTGCTGCTGGACTGCGGCGAACCCCATCGCCTGGGCCGGGAACTGGCCCAACGCCTGCCCGGTCTCACCAGTCTGAACATCGACCACCACCTGGGCGGGGACGGTATGGGCAGCCTGGCCAACTGGGTGGACCCCGAGGCCGCGGCCACGGCCCAGCTTATGGCATACGTCGCTCTGGCCGCAGGCTTGCCGCTGAAAAACGAACTGGCCTGCGCCGTGGCCCTGGGCATCATCACGGATACGGGCGGCCTCTGCCACGGCAACACCAGCGCGAACATCTTTTCCCTCTGCGCGCGTCTGGTGGAGGACGGCTGCGACCTGACCGGCCTGCGCGAACGCCTCGAAAATACCTGGAGCATGGGTCGCATGCGCCTCTGGGGCAGACTCATGGAACGCGCGCGCCTGGAACGCAACGGCGAAGTGGCCTTCTGCCCGGTGCTCCTGGAGGACCTGCGCCAATGCCGGGCTCTCAAGGAAGATCTGGAAGGCTTTGTGGAACAGCTGCGGCGCCTGGGAGGCGTGCGGGTGGCGGCCCTGCTGCGCGAAGACGCGCCGCAGCTGTGCAAGTTCAGCCTGCGCTCCTACGGCGACACGGACGTGCGCGCCACGGCGGCCGCGCTGGGCGGGGGGGGGCATCTCAACGCGGCGGGCGGCACCCTGCGGCTGAGGTCCGAACAGGCCGCTGAAGTTTTGCTGGCGGCCATCAACGCCCAACTGGCCAAAGAAGACGGTTTATCCGGTGAAACGCGATAA
- the pnp gene encoding polyribonucleotide nucleotidyltransferase produces the protein MLQDIFNPTRVMAQVGGKEIIFECGRMANQAHGAVWMQCGGTVVLVTVCSQPLEFDKGFFPLTVEYSEKMYAAGRIPGSFFRREIGRPSERETLVARLIDRPIRPLFPKGLHEDVQVLASVISADQENESDVLALTGASAALMVSPLPFEGPVAGGRIGRVNGQFVLNPSFEQQAQSDLNILFAASRDALTMVEGDARFLPEDVIIEALDWGRKEIQPLIDAQLQLRELCGKAKMAFTPHEDDPALVARVQELAREAGIEEALRVPDKLPRKDARKAVKDKVMEALKADPAWAENEAALKSVGDILGGMEKTLVRARIVNEGTRIDGRDTKSVRPIQIQTGVLPRAHGSALFRRGETKSLVVTTLGSSTDEQRMDSLTGDVTKRFMLHYNFPPYCVGEVKMVRVSRREIGHGALAEKSLRPILPADADFPFTLRVVAETMESNGSSSMAAVCGGSLSLMDAGVPVSAPVAGVAMGLIKEGDKFIVLTDILGDEDALGDMDFKIAGTAEGVTGVQMDIKITGLTTDIMRAAMQQAREGRLHILAEMAKAIAEPRKELSRFAPQHAEVFVNPDIIRLIIGPGGKNIKAITAATGASVDIEDSGRVSIFAPTAEALEKAREMVAYYDQRPDLGKNYLAKVRKVMEIGAIVEVLPNVEALVHVSQLDVNRVEQPGDVARLGEDMLVKVIEINGDRIRASRKAVLLEEQGHPWNPEETARPPRSDRGDRHDRGGRGRDRGGDRGDRGGRR, from the coding sequence ATGTTACAGGATATTTTCAATCCCACCAGGGTTATGGCCCAGGTGGGCGGCAAGGAAATCATTTTCGAGTGCGGCCGCATGGCCAATCAGGCCCACGGCGCGGTCTGGATGCAGTGCGGCGGCACGGTGGTGCTGGTGACGGTCTGCTCCCAGCCGCTGGAGTTCGACAAGGGCTTTTTCCCGCTCACCGTGGAGTATTCCGAAAAAATGTACGCCGCCGGGCGCATCCCCGGCAGCTTCTTCCGCCGCGAGATCGGCCGCCCCTCGGAGCGCGAGACCCTGGTGGCGCGCCTCATCGACCGGCCCATCCGCCCGCTCTTCCCCAAAGGCCTGCACGAAGACGTGCAGGTGCTGGCCAGCGTGATTTCCGCCGACCAGGAGAACGAATCCGACGTGCTGGCCCTCACCGGCGCGTCGGCGGCCCTGATGGTTTCGCCCCTGCCCTTCGAAGGCCCGGTGGCGGGCGGCCGCATCGGCCGGGTCAACGGCCAGTTCGTGCTCAATCCCTCCTTTGAGCAGCAGGCCCAGAGCGATCTGAACATCCTCTTCGCGGCCTCGCGCGACGCCCTGACCATGGTGGAAGGCGACGCCCGCTTCCTGCCCGAGGACGTGATCATTGAAGCTCTGGACTGGGGCCGCAAGGAAATCCAGCCGCTCATCGACGCCCAGCTCCAGCTGCGCGAACTCTGCGGCAAGGCCAAGATGGCCTTCACCCCGCATGAGGACGACCCGGCCCTGGTGGCGCGGGTGCAGGAGCTGGCCCGCGAGGCCGGCATTGAAGAAGCCCTGCGCGTGCCGGACAAGCTGCCGCGCAAGGACGCCCGCAAGGCCGTGAAGGACAAGGTTATGGAAGCCCTCAAGGCCGATCCGGCCTGGGCCGAAAACGAGGCCGCGCTGAAGAGCGTGGGCGACATTCTCGGCGGCATGGAAAAAACCCTGGTGCGCGCCCGCATCGTCAACGAGGGCACGCGCATTGACGGCCGCGACACCAAAAGCGTGCGGCCTATCCAGATCCAGACCGGGGTGCTGCCCCGGGCGCACGGCTCGGCGCTCTTCCGCCGGGGCGAGACCAAGTCCCTGGTGGTGACCACCCTCGGCTCCTCCACGGACGAGCAGCGCATGGATTCGCTCACCGGCGACGTGACCAAGCGCTTCATGCTGCACTACAACTTCCCGCCCTACTGCGTGGGCGAGGTCAAGATGGTGCGCGTGTCCCGCCGCGAGATCGGCCACGGCGCCCTGGCGGAAAAATCCCTGCGGCCCATTCTGCCCGCTGACGCGGACTTTCCCTTCACCCTGCGCGTGGTGGCCGAAACCATGGAATCCAACGGCTCTTCCTCCATGGCGGCGGTCTGCGGCGGCTCCCTCTCCCTGATGGACGCGGGCGTGCCGGTCAGCGCGCCGGTGGCGGGCGTGGCCATGGGCCTGATCAAGGAAGGCGACAAGTTCATCGTGCTCACCGACATTCTGGGCGACGAGGACGCGCTGGGCGACATGGACTTCAAGATCGCCGGTACGGCCGAAGGCGTCACCGGCGTGCAGATGGACATCAAGATCACCGGCCTGACCACAGACATCATGCGCGCGGCCATGCAGCAGGCCCGCGAAGGCCGCCTGCACATTCTGGCCGAAATGGCCAAGGCCATCGCCGAACCCCGCAAGGAGCTCTCGCGCTTCGCGCCGCAGCACGCCGAAGTCTTTGTAAATCCGGACATCATCCGGCTGATCATCGGCCCCGGCGGCAAGAACATCAAAGCCATCACCGCGGCCACCGGCGCGTCCGTCGACATTGAGGATTCCGGCCGGGTGTCCATTTTCGCGCCCACGGCCGAAGCCCTGGAAAAGGCCCGTGAAATGGTGGCCTACTACGACCAGCGCCCGGATCTGGGCAAGAACTACCTGGCCAAGGTGCGCAAGGTCATGGAAATCGGGGCCATTGTGGAAGTGCTGCCCAATGTGGAAGCCCTGGTCCATGTGTCCCAGCTGGACGTGAACCGCGTGGAACAGCCCGGCGACGTGGCGCGTCTGGGCGAGGACATGCTGGTCAAGGTCATTGAGATCAACGGCGACCGCATCCGCGCCAGTCGCAAGGCCGTGCTCCTGGAGGAACAGGGCCACCCCTGGAATCCCGAGGAGACCGCCCGCCCGCCTCGCTCCGACCGGGGCGACAGGCATGACCGAGGCGGACGCGGCCGTGATCGCGGCGGCGATCGTGGAGACCGCGGCGGACGGCGCTGA
- the rpsO gene encoding 30S ribosomal protein S15, with translation MVMDAEQKKTVIETHAKHEGDTGSPEVQVALLTARIEGLTGHFKVHKKDFHSRTGLLKLVGHRRKILNYLKKKDVQRYRALIEKLGLRK, from the coding sequence GTGGTCATGGATGCGGAACAGAAAAAAACGGTCATTGAAACCCACGCCAAGCACGAAGGCGACACGGGTTCCCCGGAAGTCCAGGTGGCGCTGCTCACCGCGCGCATTGAAGGCCTGACCGGCCACTTCAAGGTGCACAAGAAAGACTTCCACTCCCGTACCGGCCTGCTCAAGCTGGTGGGTCACCGCCGCAAGATCCTGAACTATCTGAAAAAGAAAGATGTTCAGCGTTACCGTGCGCTTATTGAAAAACTTGGCTTGCGCAAGTAA
- the infB gene encoding translation initiation factor IF-2 — MPEEKIKIKDLAGELDVQSKDMLRALRELGLPAKSTAGSVSVEDAARLRGHFAGQKQGGVERTEVQPNVIVRRRRKDAEAAPAPEAKAPEAEAAPAARPEAESAPAVAESSAKAEGPAAEADAAESVAARPVEPKDADAPAPTDAEASAPKPQKTARVVAAARVISRPGDEAARAAEPVAAAEPVVSAAPITEENAVAPEAPAGIPPADAPEKSAKTSRLARPDASAVPEGSSAPTLPPRAADPHAETGQADDSASDATDAAEAAPRRTSRSEPAAPQVRIISRPAPGSQDSRPAARPASGYRPGGPGRPGEGPRSPRPGAPARPGAPGRPAGPGGPRTGGPGRPGGFGQPAPAQPTEGRDGQSKKKRLKGRRTVDFQQGDFGRRQDDDDSPRLNRGKGRRKGGKPVMPQTTQPLKAAKRKIRVTEAIRVADMAHQMGLKANEIIKVLFGLGVMATINQSLDIDTATLVAAEFGYEVEKAGFSEDDYLVPKDADAPETLKPRPPVVTIMGHVDHGKTSLLDAIRKSNVTSGEAGGITQHIGAYHVKSKRGDIVFLDTPGHEAFTAMRARGAQVTDLVILVVAADDGVMEQTREAINHSRAANVPIMVAVNKMDKPGADPDRVLRELSELGLQPEDWGGETIVAKVSAKTREGLDELLEMVALQSEIMELKANPDKAARGHIVEAKLDKGRGPIATVLIQEGTLKQGDNFVCGPFSGRVRALTSDQGKKVKEAGPSLPVEVQGFEGVPEAGEEFFVVADEKLARRIADSRAAKQRERDLASESRVTLETFLSQRASDQETLTLNLVVKADVQGSLEAITEALNKQSTDKVRLNVVHGGTGAITESDILLASASKAIIIGFNVRPTSKIKDVAEHENVDIRFYDIIYKLIDDIKSAMAGLLAPVQREVYLGQAEVRDTFSVPKVGVIAGSYVADGKIARNAGVRLLRDGVVVYTGKISSLKRFKDDAKEVVKGNECGVGLENFNDVKIGDIIEAFETVEEAATL; from the coding sequence ATGCCTGAAGAAAAAATTAAGATAAAAGATCTCGCCGGAGAGCTCGACGTGCAGTCCAAAGACATGCTGCGCGCTCTGCGTGAGCTTGGCCTGCCGGCCAAGAGTACGGCCGGTTCCGTGTCCGTGGAGGACGCGGCCCGCCTGCGCGGCCATTTCGCCGGACAGAAGCAGGGCGGAGTGGAGCGCACGGAGGTCCAGCCCAATGTCATCGTGCGCCGCCGCCGCAAGGACGCCGAGGCCGCTCCCGCGCCCGAAGCGAAAGCTCCCGAGGCCGAAGCCGCTCCGGCGGCCCGGCCCGAAGCGGAAAGCGCGCCCGCGGTCGCCGAGAGTTCGGCCAAAGCCGAAGGCCCGGCAGCCGAAGCCGACGCGGCGGAAAGCGTCGCGGCCAGGCCTGTCGAACCCAAGGACGCCGACGCGCCCGCGCCGACAGATGCGGAGGCCTCCGCGCCCAAGCCGCAGAAAACCGCCCGCGTGGTGGCCGCCGCGCGCGTCATCAGCCGCCCCGGCGACGAAGCCGCGCGCGCCGCCGAGCCTGTCGCGGCGGCCGAACCTGTGGTTTCGGCCGCCCCCATTACGGAAGAAAACGCGGTCGCTCCCGAGGCCCCGGCCGGCATACCCCCCGCCGACGCCCCGGAAAAAAGCGCCAAAACTTCCCGTCTGGCCCGTCCCGACGCTTCCGCCGTTCCCGAAGGTTCTTCCGCGCCGACCCTGCCCCCGCGCGCGGCCGACCCCCATGCCGAGACCGGGCAGGCGGATGATTCCGCCTCTGACGCGACCGACGCCGCTGAGGCCGCGCCGCGCCGCACTTCCCGCTCCGAACCCGCCGCGCCCCAGGTGCGGATCATTTCGCGTCCCGCGCCCGGTTCGCAGGACAGCCGTCCCGCCGCGCGTCCCGCGTCCGGCTACCGCCCCGGCGGTCCCGGCCGTCCCGGCGAGGGCCCGCGCTCGCCCCGTCCCGGAGCTCCGGCCAGGCCCGGCGCTCCCGGCAGACCGGCGGGTCCCGGCGGCCCCCGTACCGGTGGTCCCGGCAGGCCCGGCGGCTTCGGCCAGCCCGCGCCCGCCCAGCCCACTGAAGGCCGCGACGGTCAGAGCAAGAAAAAGCGCCTCAAGGGCCGCCGTACCGTGGATTTCCAGCAGGGCGATTTCGGCCGCCGCCAGGACGACGACGATTCGCCGCGTCTGAACCGGGGCAAGGGGCGCCGCAAGGGCGGCAAGCCCGTGATGCCCCAGACCACGCAGCCCCTGAAGGCCGCCAAGCGCAAGATCCGCGTCACGGAAGCCATCCGCGTGGCGGACATGGCCCATCAGATGGGCCTCAAGGCCAACGAGATCATCAAGGTGCTCTTCGGTCTGGGCGTGATGGCCACCATCAACCAGTCGCTGGACATCGACACCGCCACTCTGGTGGCCGCCGAATTCGGCTATGAAGTGGAAAAGGCCGGCTTCTCCGAGGACGACTATCTGGTGCCCAAGGATGCCGACGCGCCCGAAACGCTCAAGCCGCGTCCGCCGGTGGTGACCATCATGGGTCACGTGGACCACGGCAAAACCTCGCTGCTGGACGCCATCCGCAAGTCCAACGTGACCAGCGGCGAAGCGGGCGGCATCACCCAGCACATCGGCGCCTATCATGTGAAAAGCAAGCGCGGCGACATCGTCTTTCTGGACACGCCCGGGCACGAGGCCTTCACAGCCATGCGGGCGCGAGGCGCGCAGGTCACGGACCTGGTCATCCTGGTGGTGGCCGCCGACGACGGCGTCATGGAGCAGACCCGCGAGGCCATCAACCACTCGCGCGCGGCCAACGTGCCCATCATGGTGGCCGTGAACAAGATGGACAAGCCCGGCGCCGACCCGGACCGCGTGCTGCGTGAACTGTCCGAGCTGGGCCTGCAGCCCGAAGACTGGGGCGGCGAAACCATTGTGGCCAAGGTTTCGGCCAAGACCCGCGAGGGACTGGACGAACTGCTGGAAATGGTGGCTCTGCAATCGGAAATCATGGAGCTCAAGGCCAACCCGGACAAAGCCGCGCGCGGCCATATCGTGGAAGCCAAACTGGACAAGGGACGCGGCCCCATCGCCACAGTTCTGATCCAGGAAGGCACGCTCAAGCAGGGCGACAACTTCGTCTGCGGACCCTTCTCGGGCCGCGTGCGCGCCCTGACCAGCGACCAGGGCAAAAAAGTCAAGGAAGCCGGGCCGTCCCTGCCTGTGGAAGTACAGGGTTTTGAGGGCGTGCCCGAAGCGGGCGAGGAATTCTTTGTGGTGGCCGACGAAAAGCTGGCCCGCCGCATCGCCGATTCCCGCGCGGCCAAGCAGCGCGAACGCGATCTGGCCTCCGAGTCCAGGGTCACACTGGAAACCTTCCTCTCCCAGCGGGCCTCGGATCAGGAAACCCTGACCCTCAACCTGGTGGTCAAGGCCGACGTGCAGGGCAGCCTGGAAGCCATTACCGAGGCTCTGAACAAGCAGAGCACGGACAAGGTGCGCCTCAACGTGGTGCACGGCGGCACCGGCGCCATCACCGAATCCGATATTCTGCTGGCGTCGGCCTCCAAGGCCATCATCATCGGCTTCAACGTGCGGCCCACGTCCAAGATCAAGGATGTGGCCGAACACGAGAATGTGGACATCCGCTTCTACGACATTATCTACAAGCTGATAGACGACATCAAGAGCGCCATGGCCGGTCTGCTGGCCCCGGTGCAGCGTGAGGTCTATCTGGGCCAGGCCGAGGTGCGCGACACCTTCAGCGTGCCCAAGGTGGGCGTCATCGCCGGTTCCTATGTGGCGGACGGCAAGATCGCCCGCAATGCGGGGGTGCGGCTGCTGCGCGACGGCGTGGTGGTGTACACCGGCAAAATCTCGTCGCTCAAGCGCTTCAAGGATGACGCCAAGGAAGTGGTCAAGGGCAATGAGTGCGGCGTGGGCCTGGAGAACTTCAACGACGTCAAGATAGGCGACATTATCGAAGCCTTCGAGACCGTGGAAGAAGCCGCCACGCTGTAA